The stretch of DNA TGATGCTGGCTGGCGTGGATCCGTTCCTCGCGGCGCTGATTGGCGGCGTGATTGTCGGCGGGCTGCTCGGGGCGATTAACGGCTGCCTGGTAAACTGGACAGGGCTGCATCCGTTCATCATCACGCTTGGCACCAACGCCATCTTCCGGGGCATCACGCTGGTTATTTCCGACGCCAACTCGGTGTACGGCTTCTCGTTCGACTTCGTGAATTTCTTCGCCGCCACGCCGTTAGGCATTCCGGTGCCGGTGATCTTCTCGCTGATTGTCGCCGGGATACTATGGTTCTTGACCACCCGCACGCGCCTGGGCCGCAACATTTACGCCCTCGGCGGCAATAAGAACTCGGCGTTCTACTCCGGCATCGACGTGAAGTTCCACATGCTGGTGGTGTTCATCATCTCCGGCATCTGCGCCGGGCTGGCGGGCGTGGTCTCTACCGCGCGTCTTGGGGCGGCAGAACCCCTTGCGGGCATGGGGTTTGAAACCTACGCCATCGCCAGCGCGATCATCGGCGGCACCAGCTTCTTCGGCGGCAAAGGCCGAATTTTCTCGGTGGTGATTGGCGGCCTGATTATCGGCACCATCAACAACGGGCTCAACATTCTCCAGGTACAAACCTATTACCAGCTGGTGGTGATGGGCGGGCTGATCATCGCCGCGGTGGCCCTGGATAGACTAATTAGCAAATAAGGATCTCATGATGAAAATTTCCCCCTCTTTGATGTGCATGGATCTGGCAAAATTCCAGGAACAGATTGCGTTTATCGACCAGCACGCCGACTACTTCCATATCGACATTATGGACGGCCACTTTGTGCCGAACCTGACGCTGTCCCCGTTCTTCGTCGGCCAGGTCAGGAAGCTTGCCAGCAAGCCGCTGGACTGCCACCTGATGGTCACCCGCCCGCAGGATTACATCGTCCCGCTGGCGCAGGCCGGGGCGGACATCATTACCCTGCATCCGGAAACTATTAACGGCCAGGCCTTCCGCCTCATAGAAGAGATTCGCCGCCACGGCATGAAAGTCGGCCTGATTTTGAACCCGGAGACCCCGGTTGAGGCGATGAAGTACTACATTCATAAGGCAGACAAGGTGACGGTGATGACCGTTGACCCAGGGTTTGCCGGCCAGCCGTTTATTCCAGAAATGCTGGAAAAAGTGGCGGAGCTGAAAGCCTGGCGCGAGCGCGAAGGGCTGAGCTACGAAATCGAAATTGACGGCTCCTGCAA from Cedecea neteri encodes:
- the alsC gene encoding D-allose ABC transporter permease; its protein translation is MGITTRMKREESEKKPFNFAQFWDKYGTFFILAIIVAIFGTLSAEYFLTASNISAIFVQSSVTVLIGMGEFFAILVAGIDLSVGAILALSGMVTAKLMLAGVDPFLAALIGGVIVGGLLGAINGCLVNWTGLHPFIITLGTNAIFRGITLVISDANSVYGFSFDFVNFFAATPLGIPVPVIFSLIVAGILWFLTTRTRLGRNIYALGGNKNSAFYSGIDVKFHMLVVFIISGICAGLAGVVSTARLGAAEPLAGMGFETYAIASAIIGGTSFFGGKGRIFSVVIGGLIIGTINNGLNILQVQTYYQLVVMGGLIIAAVALDRLISK
- the alsE gene encoding D-allulose 6-phosphate 3-epimerase is translated as MKISPSLMCMDLAKFQEQIAFIDQHADYFHIDIMDGHFVPNLTLSPFFVGQVRKLASKPLDCHLMVTRPQDYIVPLAQAGADIITLHPETINGQAFRLIEEIRRHGMKVGLILNPETPVEAMKYYIHKADKVTVMTVDPGFAGQPFIPEMLEKVAELKAWREREGLSYEIEIDGSCNAATYERLMAAGADVFIVGTSGLFNHARDIDEAWQVMSEQILTAKNEVIPHAKTA